The following coding sequences lie in one Polyangiaceae bacterium genomic window:
- a CDS encoding ATP-binding protein: MGYAPIHNAKDFERRIVIGEAAESKYLEFKAEYAWHRDDRREQGVECARDVAQFANTEGGTILVGIDEGVGASGLKVASAVRGVDDPSGLIGWIEQKIRTSLVPATVSRHCVNFEVNGKALVAINVPPSVHLVAVWDTERKRGVEYLYRTDHGKEWMNPDEVERHLMNGSRAAKLAVMAIWEKLDDAARGRPIVLVPPIAVQQEHFDPLWPTMLRRWIEHEPEGESRPNLKHLGDNELEILMYGERSLGHLVRVPYAYVQAVWVTSDSRLALGLSVRIVRAKAEYHLEPV; this comes from the coding sequence ATGGGCTACGCGCCGATCCACAACGCGAAGGATTTCGAGCGCCGAATCGTGATCGGAGAAGCTGCCGAATCCAAGTACCTGGAGTTCAAGGCTGAATACGCATGGCACCGGGACGACCGACGGGAGCAGGGTGTGGAGTGCGCGCGTGACGTCGCACAATTTGCCAATACCGAGGGCGGTACGATTCTGGTGGGAATCGACGAAGGAGTAGGCGCTTCGGGGCTCAAAGTCGCATCAGCCGTTCGAGGTGTCGATGATCCCAGCGGACTCATCGGGTGGATCGAGCAGAAGATCCGAACGTCGCTGGTGCCGGCCACGGTCTCCAGACACTGCGTGAACTTCGAAGTGAATGGGAAGGCCCTGGTTGCCATCAACGTGCCGCCAAGCGTTCACTTGGTTGCAGTGTGGGACACGGAACGCAAGCGCGGAGTCGAGTACTTGTACCGCACTGACCATGGCAAAGAATGGATGAACCCCGACGAGGTAGAGAGACACCTGATGAATGGCTCACGAGCAGCGAAGCTGGCGGTCATGGCGATTTGGGAGAAGCTCGATGATGCTGCTCGGGGTCGACCAATAGTGCTTGTGCCGCCGATCGCCGTGCAGCAGGAGCACTTCGATCCGCTGTGGCCGACCATGCTCCGCCGCTGGATCGAACACGAGCCCGAGGGAGAGTCGCGGCCCAATCTGAAGCACTTGGGAGACAACGAACTTGAGATCCTCATGTACGGTGAACGCTCCCTCGGTCACCTAGTCCGAGTGCCGTACGCCTACGTTCAGGCGGTTTGGGTAACGTCGGACTCCCGCCTTGCCCTGGGTCTTTCAGTTCGTATCGTTCGAGCCAAGGCGGAGTACCACCTTGAACCTGTCTAG
- a CDS encoding DUF4268 domain-containing protein, which translates to MSEVHRIDGQARTVRQLLDGARYTIDFYQREFAWQERQVRELLDDLTGKFQDFYEEGHERNQVASYGHYFLGSVVISNKRAQKFIVDGQQRLTTLSLLLIYLHHLQKDREDKVPVETLIFSSKYGQRSFNLDVQDRVACMDKLFAGETFDPEGANESVRNIAARYQTITEQFPEEVAERALPFFTDWLLENVHLVEIEAYSDEDAYTIFETMNDRGLSLSLPEMLKGYVLANIQTEAKQREVNTLWKQRMQQLKEVGNEEDVDFFKNWLRARHAETIRPGNKGAENRDYERIGSEFHRWVRDQREKLQLNASDSFVRLVSRDLDFYARQTLRIRSAAFKLTDGLESIRYNEDRGFTTQTQVLLSALSPDDSPDVIKAKLAVVSDYLDIWFTRRVWGSRSTAQRTVRYGLFNLSKALRDKSVPELATHLRGLLDEEQDTFAKHPDLRAHTQNFYQVRHILARLSRWVDEQCGVASHYEDYTAGGKGKPFEVEHIWPDMHDRFREWFPHPSDFERARNRIGGLVLLQQGHNQSLGALPYEKKRDAYVAHGQSLLTRSLHPLAYRNNPTFNAFIERTGLEFRPVDQFDPAGQQERQELYLRIAEWVWNPSRLDLDGVKPPTHEPLLEPEEQSELKVEKSVRYELRKAFFTELIERAKAQAQPHGHLSPTMYSWLGARQDGFWWNYAVTQDATRVCLDISTFGREKNKALFDQIAVKKKDIEAAFGGKLDWLRMDDKKGSQISMTLPGGYVDETQRTKTVTTAVQTMAKFYAAIREHALGAKKAVGS; encoded by the coding sequence ATGAGCGAGGTCCACCGCATTGACGGTCAGGCTCGAACCGTCCGCCAGCTTCTCGACGGCGCCCGCTACACCATCGACTTCTATCAGCGCGAATTCGCATGGCAGGAACGCCAAGTTCGTGAGCTCCTCGACGACCTGACCGGGAAGTTCCAGGACTTCTACGAAGAGGGGCACGAGCGAAACCAGGTTGCTTCCTACGGGCACTACTTTCTGGGCTCGGTCGTGATCAGCAACAAGCGCGCCCAGAAGTTCATCGTGGATGGGCAGCAGCGGCTAACCACGCTCTCGCTCTTGCTCATCTACTTGCACCACCTCCAGAAAGACCGCGAAGACAAGGTTCCCGTCGAGACGCTGATCTTCAGCTCGAAGTACGGGCAGCGCAGCTTCAACCTGGACGTGCAGGACCGCGTCGCCTGCATGGACAAGCTCTTCGCTGGCGAGACCTTCGACCCCGAAGGGGCCAACGAGTCGGTCCGCAACATTGCAGCGCGCTACCAGACCATCACGGAGCAGTTCCCCGAGGAAGTCGCGGAGCGAGCACTGCCCTTCTTCACGGACTGGCTTCTGGAGAACGTGCATCTGGTCGAAATCGAGGCGTACTCGGATGAAGACGCCTACACGATTTTCGAGACGATGAACGACCGTGGCCTGTCCCTCAGCTTGCCGGAGATGCTGAAAGGCTACGTGCTGGCGAACATCCAGACCGAGGCGAAGCAGCGCGAGGTCAACACGCTCTGGAAGCAGCGCATGCAGCAACTCAAGGAGGTCGGGAACGAAGAGGACGTCGACTTCTTCAAGAACTGGCTGCGCGCCCGCCACGCGGAAACCATCCGGCCAGGCAACAAGGGCGCGGAGAACAGGGACTACGAGCGCATTGGTTCTGAGTTCCACCGCTGGGTTCGAGACCAGCGAGAGAAGCTGCAGCTGAACGCCAGCGACAGCTTCGTGCGCCTCGTCAGTCGTGACTTGGACTTCTACGCCCGGCAAACGCTGCGCATCCGCAGCGCGGCCTTCAAGCTCACCGACGGCCTCGAGTCCATTCGCTACAACGAAGACCGGGGCTTCACCACGCAGACCCAGGTCCTACTGTCGGCGCTCTCCCCGGATGATTCCCCGGACGTCATCAAAGCGAAGCTCGCGGTCGTTTCCGACTACCTCGACATATGGTTCACCCGGCGCGTCTGGGGCTCTCGCTCCACGGCACAGCGTACCGTGCGCTACGGGCTCTTCAATCTCTCCAAGGCCTTACGGGACAAGAGCGTGCCGGAGCTAGCGACGCACCTCCGGGGACTTTTGGACGAAGAGCAGGACACGTTCGCCAAGCATCCGGACTTGAGAGCGCACACCCAAAACTTTTATCAAGTGCGCCACATCCTGGCGCGACTCTCCCGCTGGGTGGATGAGCAATGTGGGGTCGCGTCGCACTACGAAGACTACACGGCCGGGGGCAAGGGCAAGCCGTTCGAGGTCGAGCACATTTGGCCGGACATGCACGACCGTTTCAGGGAGTGGTTCCCGCACCCGAGTGACTTCGAGCGGGCCCGGAACCGCATCGGTGGGCTGGTGCTACTGCAGCAAGGCCACAATCAGAGCCTCGGCGCCCTGCCCTACGAAAAGAAGCGCGACGCCTACGTGGCGCACGGCCAGAGCCTGCTGACACGGAGCCTCCATCCCCTTGCTTACCGGAACAACCCGACGTTCAACGCGTTCATTGAGCGGACCGGGTTGGAATTTCGACCGGTCGATCAATTCGACCCTGCGGGCCAGCAGGAGCGGCAGGAACTCTACCTCCGAATAGCGGAGTGGGTATGGAATCCCTCACGTCTTGACCTGGACGGTGTGAAGCCCCCCACCCACGAGCCCTTGCTAGAGCCGGAGGAACAGAGTGAGCTCAAGGTCGAGAAGTCAGTGCGCTACGAGCTTCGAAAAGCGTTCTTCACCGAGCTGATCGAGCGGGCCAAAGCACAGGCTCAACCGCACGGACACCTTTCCCCGACCATGTACAGCTGGCTCGGCGCGCGTCAGGACGGGTTCTGGTGGAACTACGCCGTAACCCAGGACGCCACCCGAGTGTGCCTCGACATCTCCACATTCGGGCGAGAGAAGAACAAGGCACTCTTCGACCAGATCGCGGTCAAGAAGAAGGACATCGAGGCCGCGTTCGGAGGGAAGCTCGACTGGCTTCGAATGGACGACAAGAAGGGCAGTCAGATTTCGATGACCCTGCCGGGCGGCTACGTCGACGAGACCCAGCGGACCAAAACAGTCACCACGGCCGTCCAGACGATGGCGAAATTCTACGCCGCCATCAGGGAGCACGCGCTCGGAGCGAAAAAGGCGGTAGGGTCGTGA
- a CDS encoding transposase has protein sequence MSQAFTGAVVAVQRTDSALRLNVHLHALVLDGVYVHQDDDVRRPLKFLELDTATHEDIAEVAARTAARVEKILRAHGRSLDPALADETPPELTADDPALAACYAAAAQGIGLSGDRAGLPPLRLITAPPDRPHARDVTDAPIAEVRGINVHAAQVVDGPPRAPE, from the coding sequence ATGTCGCAGGCCTTCACCGGCGCGGTAGTGGCCGTGCAGCGCACGGACTCGGCGCTCCGACTCAACGTGCATCTGCACGCACTCGTGCTGGACGGTGTGTACGTGCACCAAGACGACGACGTTCGCCGCCCGTTGAAGTTCCTGGAGCTCGACACCGCCACACACGAAGACATCGCCGAAGTCGCAGCACGCACCGCCGCGCGCGTGGAAAAGATCTTGCGAGCCCACGGTCGCAGCCTCGATCCGGCGCTCGCTGACGAGACTCCGCCCGAGCTGACGGCCGACGACCCGGCCCTGGCAGCGTGCTACGCCGCGGCCGCACAAGGCATCGGGCTGAGCGGGGACCGCGCCGGCCTGCCGCCTCTGCGCCTGATCACGGCGCCGCCCGACCGTCCCCACGCACGCGACGTGACGGATGCACCCATCGCGGAAGTGCGCGGCATCAACGTGCACGCGGCACAAGTCGTCGATGGCCCGCCTCGAGCGCCGGAGTGA
- a CDS encoding ImmA/IrrE family metallo-endopeptidase: MTRVDVSAKLLEWACERSGLELELLTDKFAKLPEWIEGESSPTLKQLERFAKATRTPLGYLFLPEPPAEQIPLPDLRTVRRKPPRPSPELLDTVYAMQHRQSWLREMLLEDGAEPLSFVGSATLSDDPQAIGTEMRRLLGLDDGWADAATSWQQAVSELRRQIEGLGIMAVINGVVGNNTHRSLSVDEFRGFAISDPVAPLVFVNGADAKSAQMFTLAHEVAHIWLGAAALSGFESIFPGGSDVETWCDKAAAEFLVPARTLKQRWPDARRADSPFEALARQFKVSPIVAARRALDLRLVDRTAFFTFYNAYMVREASGRPRSGGGDFYNNQNTRVGQYFAGYVIRAAMEGRIGFKEAYDLTGLRGGAFQEYAHRLGVDI, translated from the coding sequence ATGACGCGAGTGGACGTGAGTGCGAAGCTCCTGGAATGGGCATGCGAGCGCTCGGGTTTAGAACTGGAGTTGCTCACGGACAAGTTCGCGAAGCTTCCCGAGTGGATTGAAGGAGAGTCTAGCCCGACCCTGAAGCAACTCGAACGATTCGCGAAAGCGACCCGTACTCCTCTAGGTTACCTGTTCCTGCCCGAGCCTCCGGCTGAACAGATACCGCTTCCGGACCTTCGAACCGTGCGTCGAAAGCCACCACGGCCTAGCCCGGAGCTGCTGGACACGGTGTATGCCATGCAACACAGGCAATCGTGGCTTCGGGAAATGCTCCTTGAGGACGGAGCTGAACCGCTATCGTTCGTGGGCAGCGCAACGCTATCCGACGACCCTCAGGCAATCGGCACTGAAATGCGGCGCCTGCTGGGACTCGACGACGGTTGGGCGGACGCAGCCACGTCCTGGCAGCAAGCGGTATCGGAGCTGCGGCGTCAAATTGAGGGACTCGGCATCATGGCGGTGATCAACGGCGTGGTTGGGAACAACACGCATCGGTCGCTCAGCGTCGATGAATTTCGGGGGTTTGCGATCAGCGATCCCGTTGCGCCTCTGGTGTTCGTGAACGGTGCAGACGCGAAGTCCGCTCAGATGTTCACGCTGGCCCACGAAGTGGCCCACATCTGGCTTGGCGCAGCAGCACTCTCCGGCTTCGAAAGCATCTTCCCCGGTGGTAGTGACGTGGAGACCTGGTGCGACAAGGCCGCTGCGGAGTTTCTCGTGCCGGCTCGGACACTCAAGCAGCGCTGGCCCGACGCTAGGCGCGCCGACAGCCCATTCGAGGCACTCGCGAGGCAATTCAAAGTCAGCCCCATCGTGGCGGCACGTCGCGCACTCGACCTTCGACTCGTCGACCGAACTGCGTTCTTCACATTCTACAACGCGTACATGGTGCGCGAAGCCAGCGGCAGGCCGCGCAGTGGGGGCGGTGATTTCTACAACAATCAGAATACGCGCGTCGGTCAGTATTTCGCTGGGTACGTGATCCGGGCAGCGATGGAGGGCCGCATCGGGTTCAAAGAGGCATACGACCTGACCGGTCTGCGCGGTGGCGCGTTTCAAGAATACGCGCACCGGTTGGGGGTCGACATCTGA
- a CDS encoding TlpA disulfide reductase family protein: protein MRLLPILVPALLATAGCAQASPPAMPLGAPSPAVGRTASVTLPSDQGSVVTLPLGRARATVVEAFSPTCEPCRTKVPALLALRPDIERAGGRIVLIAVLADGETTEEAAAALRRWGAESPFLVDRGDVVRRECGVESLPATIVLDARGVVRWFAGSQSSASDVASAASAVANAP from the coding sequence ATGCGCCTGCTACCGATCCTCGTTCCGGCCTTGCTCGCCACAGCAGGTTGCGCCCAGGCCAGCCCGCCCGCCATGCCGCTTGGCGCGCCAAGCCCGGCCGTGGGGCGCACAGCTAGCGTCACCCTGCCGAGCGACCAGGGAAGTGTCGTGACGCTCCCGCTTGGCCGTGCGCGCGCCACAGTCGTCGAAGCGTTCTCACCAACGTGCGAGCCGTGCCGCACCAAGGTGCCAGCTCTGTTGGCTTTGCGACCGGACATCGAGCGGGCTGGCGGCCGAATCGTGCTGATAGCGGTGCTGGCGGACGGCGAGACGACGGAGGAGGCAGCCGCAGCCCTGAGGCGCTGGGGGGCGGAGTCCCCGTTCCTGGTTGACCGCGGCGATGTCGTCCGGCGCGAGTGCGGTGTGGAGTCACTTCCCGCGACTATTGTGCTCGACGCCCGCGGAGTGGTTCGTTGGTTCGCGGGCTCGCAGAGCAGCGCTAGCGACGTGGCCTCGGCGGCTAGCGCGGTGGCCAACGCGCCATAG
- a CDS encoding restriction endonuclease subunit S, protein MSVRESAVEWCGVVPTHWRTTRLKATVASIKNGVWGDEPDGETDLPCVRVADFDRQRLCVVDPIPTWRAVPLSSRKGRMLSRGDLLLEKSGGGEGQPVGTVVLYDLSEPAVCSNFVARVEAAADTDSSFLRYLHASLYGLRITTRSIKQTTGIQNLDGDAYLAERIELPPLVEQRAIASFLDRKTAAIDGLIEKKERLIELLQEKRQALITQAVTKGLDPTVPMKDSGIEWLGEIPAHWEVTRFRRFCALSQGLQIPREERFNEPGPRRARYITVQSLNAGADFNGWEYIENPSARVRCTFDDILMARTGATGEVISGVDGAFHNNFFKVQLQGSSMSKEYAVALLRCPRVKEHLLMLAGTTTIPDLNHDEFLDTPVVLPPESEQDAIARHAKKIEDDFELLVRMSEHSIGVLREYRQALISAAVTGKIDVSEQAA, encoded by the coding sequence GTGAGCGTGCGCGAATCCGCCGTGGAGTGGTGTGGAGTTGTGCCAACGCACTGGCGCACGACCCGGCTGAAGGCGACCGTTGCGAGTATCAAGAATGGGGTGTGGGGGGACGAGCCGGACGGCGAGACCGATCTCCCATGCGTGCGTGTTGCCGACTTCGACAGGCAGCGGCTCTGCGTCGTCGATCCCATTCCGACTTGGCGCGCTGTTCCACTATCGAGCCGCAAGGGCCGAATGTTGTCACGGGGCGACCTCCTTCTTGAGAAATCCGGTGGAGGCGAGGGCCAGCCCGTAGGCACGGTCGTACTGTATGACTTGTCCGAGCCAGCTGTCTGCTCGAACTTCGTCGCGCGGGTGGAGGCTGCCGCCGACACCGATTCGAGCTTTCTGCGTTACCTGCACGCCTCGCTGTATGGCTTGCGAATAACTACCAGGTCGATCAAACAGACGACGGGCATACAGAACCTCGATGGAGACGCATACCTTGCGGAGCGAATAGAGCTCCCTCCTCTGGTCGAACAACGCGCCATCGCCTCCTTCCTCGACCGCAAGACCGCCGCCATTGATGGGCTGATCGAGAAGAAGGAGCGGCTCATCGAGCTGCTTCAGGAGAAGCGCCAGGCCCTCATCACCCAAGCCGTCACCAAAGGCCTCGACCCCACCGTGCCCATGAAAGACTCGGGCATCGAATGGCTGGGGGAGATTCCGGCGCACTGGGAGGTGACGCGATTCCGTCGGTTTTGCGCCCTGTCGCAGGGCCTTCAGATCCCTCGCGAAGAGCGCTTCAACGAGCCTGGACCGAGGCGAGCCCGATACATCACAGTTCAGTCGCTGAATGCGGGCGCGGATTTCAACGGATGGGAGTACATCGAAAATCCATCGGCACGAGTGCGCTGCACCTTCGACGACATTTTGATGGCAAGAACGGGCGCGACCGGAGAAGTGATCAGTGGCGTCGACGGCGCGTTCCACAACAACTTCTTCAAAGTCCAACTACAGGGCAGCTCGATGTCGAAAGAGTACGCAGTCGCCCTGCTGCGTTGCCCACGCGTAAAGGAACATTTGCTCATGCTGGCGGGAACCACAACCATCCCCGATCTCAATCATGACGAGTTTCTCGACACGCCAGTTGTCCTGCCGCCTGAATCCGAGCAAGACGCAATCGCTCGCCATGCCAAGAAGATAGAAGACGATTTCGAACTCCTTGTGCGGATGTCCGAGCATTCCATCGGCGTCTTGCGCGAATACCGCCAAGCCCTCATCAGCGCCGCCGTCACCGGCAAGATCGACGTCAGCGAGCAGGCGGCATGA
- a CDS encoding class I SAM-dependent DNA methyltransferase, protein MTQTQTVATGSSPPSARTFASFTEATSFIWSVADLLRGDYKQADYGKVILPFTVLRRLDCVLKDSKSKVLEKHKALKGGKIKDPEPILNKVTGVPFHNVSKLDFEKLKDDPNHIAQNLTSYVKGFSQNARDIIERFKFSDQIAKLDESNLLYLVVGKFAEIDLHPMRVPNHVMGSIFEELIRRFSELSNETAGEHFTPREVIRLMVNLLFVEDSEALTKPGIVRTLYDPACGTGGMLSVAEEYLRELNPNARLEVFGQELNDESYAICKADMMIKGQNPENIKRGNSFSEDGHPNRKVDYLLSNPPFGVEWKKVEKAVRDEHDTQGHAGRFGAGLPRINDGSLLFLQHMVSKMKPADAKAGEGGSRLAIVLNGSPLFTGDAGSGESEIRRWIIENDWLEAARPALLQHGHQHLRLGRHEQEAQGAAGQGPAHQRHRLLPEDEEEPGQQAERAFARAHRRADADLLRRDRGQALQDLRQRRLRLPPHHGRAATAPELSGLCRASRVAPGTEGLREPRQKQEEGRGWAGGNRSGKGRPVRDYRRARPLAAGQGVEEPRRLRGRARQGASRGQGEAGSAGAKGGAGHALGARRDGGRVHRLKGQPRAGF, encoded by the coding sequence ATGACCCAGACCCAGACCGTCGCCACCGGCTCTTCTCCACCGAGCGCCCGCACCTTCGCAAGCTTCACCGAAGCCACGAGCTTCATCTGGTCCGTCGCCGACTTGTTGCGCGGGGACTACAAGCAGGCTGACTACGGGAAGGTCATTCTGCCGTTCACGGTGCTCCGACGACTCGACTGCGTGCTGAAGGACTCGAAGAGCAAGGTGCTCGAGAAGCACAAGGCGCTCAAGGGCGGGAAGATCAAGGACCCGGAGCCGATCCTGAACAAGGTCACGGGCGTTCCCTTTCACAACGTCTCCAAGCTCGACTTCGAGAAGCTCAAGGACGACCCGAACCACATCGCGCAGAACCTCACCAGCTACGTGAAGGGCTTCAGCCAGAACGCTCGGGACATCATCGAGCGGTTCAAGTTCTCGGACCAGATTGCCAAGCTGGACGAGTCGAACCTGCTGTACCTGGTGGTCGGCAAGTTCGCGGAAATCGATCTGCACCCGATGCGGGTGCCAAATCACGTGATGGGGTCCATCTTCGAGGAGCTGATTCGTCGGTTCTCGGAGCTCTCGAACGAGACGGCCGGTGAGCACTTCACGCCGCGCGAGGTGATTCGGCTGATGGTCAACCTGCTGTTCGTGGAGGACTCGGAGGCGCTGACCAAGCCGGGCATCGTACGCACGCTCTACGATCCAGCGTGCGGGACCGGCGGCATGCTGAGCGTTGCCGAAGAGTACCTGCGCGAGCTGAACCCGAACGCGCGGCTGGAGGTGTTCGGGCAGGAGCTGAACGACGAGTCCTACGCCATCTGCAAGGCCGACATGATGATCAAGGGGCAGAACCCCGAGAACATCAAGCGCGGCAACAGCTTCAGCGAGGACGGGCACCCGAACCGCAAGGTCGACTACCTGCTCAGCAATCCGCCCTTCGGCGTGGAGTGGAAGAAGGTCGAGAAGGCCGTGCGGGACGAGCACGACACCCAGGGGCACGCTGGCCGCTTCGGCGCCGGGCTGCCGCGCATCAACGACGGATCGTTGCTCTTCTTGCAGCACATGGTCTCCAAGATGAAGCCGGCGGATGCCAAGGCTGGCGAAGGCGGCAGCCGGCTGGCCATCGTGCTGAACGGCTCGCCGCTGTTCACGGGGGACGCGGGGTCGGGCGAGAGCGAGATCCGTCGCTGGATCATCGAGAACGACTGGCTGGAGGCTGCCAGACCAGCTCTTCTACAACACGGGCATCAACACCTACGTCTGGGTCGTCACGAACAAGAAGCCCAAGGCGCGGCGGGGCAAGGTCCAGCTCATCAACGGCATCGGCTACTTCCAGAAGATGAAGAAGAGCCTGGGCAACAAGCGGAACGAGCTTTCGCCCGAGCACATCGACGAGCTGACGCGGATCTGCTGCGACGAGACCGAGGGCAAGCACTCCAAGATCTTCGACAACGACGACTTCGGCTTCCGCCGCATCACGGTCGAGCGGCCACTGCGCCTGAGCTTTCAGGCCTCTGCCGAGCATCTCGAGTTGCTCCGGGAACAGAAGGCCTTCGAGAACCTCGCCAAAAGCAAGAAGAAGGGCGCGGCTGGGCAGGAGGAAATCGAAGCGGGAAAGGCCGCCCAGTCAGAGATTATCGACGCGCTCGGCCGCTTGCCGCAGGACAAGGTGTGGAAGAACCGCGACGCCTTCGAGGCCGAGCTCGACAAGGCGCTTCGCGCGGCCAAGGTGAGGCTGGCAGCGCCGGTGCGAAAGGCGGTGCTGGCCACGCTCTCGGAGCGCGACGAGACGGCGGACGTGTGCACCGACTCAAAGGGCAACCCCGAGCCGGATTCTGA
- a CDS encoding transposase, whose product MARLERRSDGKLELTFKKPWRDGTRALVLEPEDLIARLVAAVPPPRFHTLRYFGVLSSHSSRRALVVPGAPPDPTSTKPPPAAGYQLDLLDQLGERDDKPPVRKRWAWLLAHIFAADVETCPRCAGPLRWAEIATSRADITRVLHEHGLGPRAPPPQSRPRWVPEQLKLGLPEI is encoded by the coding sequence ATGGCCCGCCTCGAGCGCCGGAGTGACGGCAAGCTGGAGCTGACGTTCAAGAAGCCGTGGCGGGACGGCACCCGCGCGCTGGTCCTCGAGCCCGAGGATCTGATCGCTCGCCTCGTCGCCGCGGTGCCACCGCCGCGATTCCACACGCTCCGCTACTTCGGCGTGCTGTCGAGCCACTCGTCACGCCGCGCACTCGTCGTGCCCGGAGCTCCACCCGACCCCACGTCGACCAAGCCTCCACCCGCTGCAGGTTACCAACTCGACCTGCTCGATCAACTCGGGGAGCGCGACGACAAGCCGCCCGTGCGTAAACGCTGGGCCTGGCTGCTCGCGCATATCTTTGCCGCCGACGTCGAGACTTGTCCACGCTGCGCGGGTCCCTTGCGATGGGCAGAAATCGCGACCAGCCGCGCGGACATCACGCGCGTGCTCCACGAGCATGGGCTTGGGCCGCGGGCGCCTCCCCCACAATCTCGACCACGCTGGGTTCCAGAGCAGTTGAAGCTAGGCCTCCCAGAGATCTGA
- a CDS encoding DUF559 domain-containing protein, translating into MQKPSRSLARRQLLAASAASMRKRPSWPERKLFAALRGGQLGLRVRRQVVVGPYVVDLLIPAARLIVEVDGPHHSRRRKADARRDRVLARLGYRVLRLSAAEVCDSLEAAVARVREAVRG; encoded by the coding sequence ATGCAAAAGCCCTCGCGTTCTCTCGCTCGCCGCCAGCTGCTGGCTGCTTCCGCTGCTTCCATGCGCAAGCGTCCGTCCTGGCCTGAGCGCAAGTTGTTTGCTGCGCTTCGTGGCGGCCAGCTTGGGCTGCGTGTGCGGCGCCAGGTCGTGGTCGGTCCTTATGTCGTAGACCTGCTCATCCCGGCCGCTCGCTTGATTGTGGAAGTGGATGGGCCTCATCACAGCCGCCGGCGCAAGGCTGATGCGCGGCGTGACCGCGTGCTCGCGCGGTTGGGCTATCGCGTGTTGCGCCTCAGCGCCGCTGAGGTGTGTGATTCGCTAGAGGCTGCCGTGGCGCGCGTGAGGGAGGCGGTGCGCGGGTGA
- a CDS encoding DUF4411 family protein, with protein sequence MPTSKLFLVDSDVFITAKNRYYAFDLCPGFWKSVIRRHADGGVGSIDRVRAELLAGRKTEDLVLWVKSEVPATFFFDADQDEVVEKFEEIMLWVQRSPQFTDGAKAKFATAADGWLVAYAATHAGAVVTNEQSAPNSRNNIKLPDVCDQFGVARADTFEMLRTLVVRFDWNEPQ encoded by the coding sequence ATGCCGACCTCGAAGTTGTTTCTGGTCGACTCGGATGTCTTCATCACGGCGAAGAATCGGTACTATGCCTTCGACCTGTGCCCAGGGTTCTGGAAGAGCGTGATTCGACGGCACGCGGATGGTGGAGTCGGAAGCATCGACCGGGTCAGAGCCGAACTTCTTGCAGGGCGAAAAACCGAAGATCTGGTCCTGTGGGTGAAGTCGGAAGTCCCAGCCACATTTTTCTTCGATGCCGATCAGGACGAAGTCGTCGAGAAGTTCGAAGAGATCATGCTCTGGGTCCAGCGCAGTCCTCAATTCACCGATGGTGCGAAGGCAAAGTTCGCGACCGCCGCTGACGGATGGTTGGTCGCGTATGCAGCCACCCACGCGGGCGCGGTGGTGACGAATGAGCAGTCTGCCCCGAACTCGCGCAACAACATCAAATTGCCCGACGTCTGCGATCAGTTCGGCGTGGCTCGCGCGGACACGTTTGAAATGCTCCGCACGCTTGTAGTGCGCTTCGATTGGAATGAGCCTCAATGA